The following are encoded together in the Pectobacterium punjabense genome:
- the pheM gene encoding pheST operon leader peptide PheM, translating to MNAAIFRFFFYFSA from the coding sequence ATGAACGCTGCTATTTTCCGTTTCTTTTTTTACTTTAGCGCCTGA
- the pheS gene encoding phenylalanine--tRNA ligase subunit alpha has protein sequence MPHLAELVAKARTAIEEAQDVAALENVRVEYLGKKGHLTLQMTSLRELPAEERPAAGAVINQAKQDVQDALNARKQMLESAELNARLAQETIDVSLPGRTIENGGLHPVTRTIDRIETFFGELGFSVVTGPEIEDDYHNFDALNIPGHHPARADHDTFWFDATRLLRTQTSGVQIRTMEKQQPPIRIIAPGRVYRNDYDQTHTPMFHQMEGLIVDKDISFTNLKGTLHDFLRNFFEEDLQVRFRPSYFPFTEPSAEVDVMGKNGKWLEVLGCGMVHPNVLRNVGIDPEVYSGFAFGMGMERLTMLRYGVTDLRAFFENDLRFLKQFK, from the coding sequence ATGCCACATCTCGCAGAACTGGTTGCCAAAGCCAGAACAGCTATAGAAGAGGCCCAGGATGTTGCCGCACTGGAAAATGTGCGTGTCGAATATCTGGGTAAAAAAGGTCACTTAACCCTTCAGATGACCTCGCTGCGCGAGTTGCCGGCTGAAGAACGCCCTGCTGCTGGTGCTGTCATTAACCAGGCTAAGCAAGACGTTCAGGACGCGCTGAATGCCCGTAAGCAAATGTTGGAATCTGCTGAATTGAATGCGCGTCTGGCGCAAGAAACCATCGATGTGTCCCTGCCGGGCCGCACCATTGAGAATGGTGGTTTGCACCCAGTGACGCGCACTATCGATCGCATCGAAACCTTTTTTGGCGAGCTGGGTTTTTCGGTGGTCACCGGGCCAGAAATCGAAGACGACTACCACAACTTTGATGCGTTAAATATTCCAGGGCATCACCCCGCACGTGCTGACCACGATACGTTCTGGTTCGATGCTACGCGTCTGCTGCGTACACAGACTTCAGGCGTTCAGATCCGTACCATGGAAAAACAGCAACCGCCTATTCGTATCATTGCGCCGGGCCGTGTTTATCGTAACGATTACGATCAGACCCACACGCCAATGTTCCATCAGATGGAAGGGCTGATTGTCGATAAAGACATCAGCTTCACCAATCTGAAAGGTACGCTGCATGATTTCCTGCGTAATTTCTTTGAGGAAGATTTGCAGGTTCGCTTCCGTCCGTCTTATTTCCCGTTTACCGAGCCGTCCGCAGAAGTGGATGTCATGGGTAAGAACGGTAAATGGTTGGAAGTACTGGGTTGCGGCATGGTGCACCCTAACGTCCTGCGTAATGTCGGTATCGATCCCGAAGTTTATTCCGGTTTCGCATTTGGTATGGGCATGGAGCGTCTGACGATGCTGCGCTATGGTGTGACCGATTTGCGTGCATTCTTCGAAAATGATCTGCGTTTCCTCAAACAGTTTAAGTAA
- the pheT gene encoding phenylalanine--tRNA ligase subunit beta → MKFSELWLREWVNPAVDSETLSEQITMAGLEVDGVEPVAGAFDGVFVGEVVECGQHPNADKLRVTKVNVGGDRLLDIVCGAPNCRQGLKVAVATVGAVLPGDFKIKAAKLRGEPSEGMLCSFSELGISDDHDGIIELPADALIGTDIRDYLKLDDNAIEISVTPNRADCLGIIGVARDVAVLNQMALNEPAVEPVAATIQDTFPIQVDAPQACPRYLGRVVKGINVKAATPLWMREKLRRCGIRSIDPVVDVTNYVLLELGQPMHAFDLDRLNGGIIVRMAKEGETLTLLDGNEAKLNADTLVIADQQNALAMGGIFGGEHSGVNEETQNVLLECAYFNPLSITGRARRHGLHTDASHRYERGVDPALQHKAIERATRLLIEICGGEAGPVVDVTSDADLPTRATITLRREKLNRLIGHVIADEQVSDILQRLGCNVVRTDTGWQATAPSWRFDMEIEEDLVEEVARIYGYNNIPNIPTQAPLIMTAHREASLSLKRVKALLVDHGYQEAITYSFVDPKIQGLIHPEEASLSLPSPISAEMSVMRLSLWSGLLSAAVYNQNRQQSRLRLFESGLRFVPDTSADLGIRQDLMLAGVITGTRYEEHWDLARQAVDFYDLKGDLEAVLALTGKLSEIEFKAENNPALHPGQSAAIYLCGERIGFIGVIHPELERKLDLNGRTVVFELLWDKVADRVLPDANEISRFPANRRDIAVVVAENVPAGDILAECKKVGANQLVGVNLFDVYRGKGVAEGYKSLAISLTLQDTTRTLAEEEIAATVAECVAALKQRFQASLRD, encoded by the coding sequence ATGAAATTCAGTGAACTCTGGTTACGCGAGTGGGTAAACCCGGCGGTTGACAGTGAAACGTTATCCGAACAAATCACGATGGCTGGGCTGGAAGTGGATGGCGTTGAGCCTGTTGCTGGCGCATTCGACGGAGTGTTTGTCGGTGAAGTGGTTGAATGTGGGCAGCACCCGAATGCAGATAAACTGCGTGTGACAAAAGTCAATGTTGGTGGCGATCGCCTGCTGGACATCGTTTGCGGCGCACCGAACTGCCGTCAGGGTCTGAAAGTGGCGGTAGCGACGGTAGGTGCCGTGTTGCCAGGCGACTTCAAAATCAAAGCTGCCAAACTGCGTGGCGAGCCGTCTGAAGGTATGCTGTGCTCATTTTCCGAATTGGGTATTTCCGACGATCACGATGGCATCATCGAGTTGCCAGCAGATGCGCTGATTGGCACGGATATTCGTGACTACCTGAAGTTAGATGACAACGCGATTGAAATCAGCGTGACACCAAACCGTGCTGATTGCTTAGGTATCATCGGTGTGGCGCGTGATGTGGCGGTATTGAATCAAATGGCGTTGAATGAACCGGCTGTTGAGCCCGTTGCCGCGACAATTCAGGATACCTTCCCAATTCAGGTTGATGCGCCACAGGCATGTCCACGCTATTTAGGCCGTGTAGTGAAAGGCATCAACGTTAAGGCGGCAACGCCGTTGTGGATGCGTGAAAAACTGCGTCGTTGCGGTATTCGTTCTATCGATCCCGTGGTTGACGTGACCAACTACGTTCTGCTGGAACTCGGCCAGCCGATGCATGCATTCGATCTTGACCGTCTCAACGGCGGCATTATTGTGCGTATGGCGAAAGAGGGCGAAACGCTGACGCTGCTGGATGGTAACGAAGCGAAGCTGAACGCCGATACGCTGGTTATTGCCGACCAGCAGAATGCATTGGCAATGGGCGGTATCTTTGGCGGCGAGCATTCTGGCGTCAATGAAGAAACGCAAAACGTTCTGCTGGAATGTGCCTATTTTAACCCGCTGTCGATTACTGGACGCGCACGTCGCCACGGCTTGCACACTGATGCCTCTCACCGTTACGAACGTGGTGTTGATCCGGCGTTGCAACACAAAGCTATTGAACGTGCCACTCGTTTGCTGATTGAGATTTGTGGTGGCGAAGCCGGCCCGGTCGTTGATGTCACCAGCGACGCTGATTTGCCAACGCGTGCAACGATTACGTTGCGTCGTGAAAAGCTGAATCGTCTGATTGGCCATGTGATTGCCGATGAGCAGGTGAGCGATATCCTGCAACGTTTAGGCTGTAACGTGGTGAGAACTGACACCGGCTGGCAGGCGACTGCACCGAGCTGGCGCTTTGACATGGAAATCGAAGAAGATCTGGTTGAAGAAGTCGCGCGTATTTACGGCTACAACAACATTCCGAATATTCCTACTCAGGCTCCGTTGATCATGACCGCGCATCGTGAAGCGTCATTGTCATTGAAGCGCGTTAAGGCACTATTAGTCGATCACGGCTATCAGGAAGCAATTACTTACAGTTTTGTTGACCCGAAAATTCAGGGGTTAATCCACCCTGAAGAAGCTTCTCTGAGTCTGCCGAGCCCGATTTCAGCAGAGATGTCGGTGATGCGTTTATCACTGTGGAGTGGCTTATTAAGCGCCGCTGTGTATAACCAAAACCGTCAACAAAGCCGCCTGCGCCTGTTTGAAAGCGGTCTGCGTTTTGTACCGGACACCAGTGCTGACCTGGGCATTCGCCAAGATCTGATGCTGGCAGGTGTGATTACGGGCACGCGTTATGAAGAACATTGGGATCTGGCGCGTCAGGCCGTTGACTTCTATGATTTAAAAGGCGATTTGGAAGCGGTACTGGCATTGACGGGCAAATTGTCTGAGATTGAATTCAAAGCCGAAAATAATCCGGCATTGCATCCAGGACAAAGTGCTGCTATTTATCTGTGCGGAGAACGCATTGGATTTATTGGCGTTATTCACCCAGAGCTGGAGCGCAAGTTGGATCTTAACGGGCGCACCGTGGTGTTCGAATTGTTGTGGGATAAGGTTGCAGACCGCGTATTGCCTGATGCGAACGAGATTTCCCGCTTCCCTGCGAACCGTCGTGATATTGCCGTTGTGGTCGCTGAAAATGTCCCTGCGGGTGATATTTTGGCCGAGTGTAAGAAAGTTGGCGCAAATCAGTTAGTTGGCGTAAACTTATTCGACGTGTACCGAGGGAAGGGCGTAGCGGAAGGTTATAAGAGTCTGGCTATCAGCCTGACACTGCAAGATACCACGCGTACACTGGCAGAAGAGGAAATTGCCGCTACCGTTGCTGAGTGCGTAGCAGCATTAAAACAGCGATTCCAAGCATCCTTGAGGGATTGA
- the ihfA gene encoding integration host factor subunit alpha: protein MALTKAEMSEYLFEKLGLSKRDAKDLVELFFEEVRRALENGEQVKLSGFGNFDLRDKNQRPGRNPKTGEDIPITARRVVTFRPGQKLKSRVENASPKE, encoded by the coding sequence ATGGCGCTTACTAAAGCTGAAATGTCAGAATACCTGTTTGAGAAGCTCGGGCTGAGCAAACGGGATGCCAAAGACCTAGTCGAGCTATTTTTTGAAGAAGTTCGTCGCGCTTTGGAAAATGGCGAGCAGGTCAAGTTGTCAGGTTTTGGCAATTTTGATTTGCGAGACAAGAACCAACGTCCTGGACGTAACCCAAAAACTGGCGAAGATATTCCGATTACGGCGCGCCGTGTGGTCACGTTCCGTCCGGGGCAAAAGCTGAAAAGCAGGGTAGAGAACGCCTCTCCCAAAGAGTAA